Proteins from one Gossypium raimondii isolate GPD5lz chromosome 8, ASM2569854v1, whole genome shotgun sequence genomic window:
- the LOC105791908 gene encoding uncharacterized protein LOC105791908 — MQRQSLGSPSSKLRIHGGEESSVSEDQKRQVIIDDDDSKDIRPRRFSFSATSSLTSPPKPEKFIHLIPLLTLLCFLILYLNSHSPSQSDLAEFNGFKHPSKHSDSTAIGHVDHFIDSRRGDVLGIRSLKNLQELDKNVSKSRPHRKIADF; from the exons ATGCAGAGACAATCCTTAGGTTCGCCAAGCTCCAAACTCCGCATCCATGGCGGAGAAGAGAGTTCCGTCTCCGAAGATCAGAAACGCCAAGTAATCATCGATGATGATGACAGCAAAGACATCAGGCCTCGTCGATTTTCCTTCTCTGCAACCTCGTCGTTGACATCGCCTCCTAAGCCTGAGAAGTTCATTCACTTAATTCCTCTTCTCACTCTCCTTTGCTTCCTCATTCTTTATCTAAATTCTCACAGTCCTTCACAATCTG ATTTGGCTGAATTTAATGGATTTAAGCATCCCTCAAAGCATTCAG ACTCAACTGCAATCGGTCATGTTGACCATTTTATTGATTCTCGGAGAGGCGATGTTTTGGGGATTCGAAGCCTAAAGAACTTGCAAGAACTTGATAAAAACGTCTCAAAATCTCGCCCCCACAGGAAAATAGCCGATTTCTAG
- the LOC128043061 gene encoding uncharacterized protein LOC128043061, which yields MLKGKFDRFGLGYKPDMKQKRKDAEKRQDRRMARLSEEEVKWKPLTFPHIYRSFVSGGFIYPEQGEVKYSEWVANIVPVPKKDGKKHNPGEWDEECQKAFDKIKQYLANAPILSPPSPDRPLILYLTVFDNSMGCVLGQHDETGKKERYMMESTALNGRIARWQILLSEFDIVYVSQKAIKGSAIADFLTSRALEDYEPLNFDFPNEDLMYVANTEENPRIDHIWKLNFDGASNAIGNEIGAVLVFPSRDHYPVASKLDFDCTNNMAEYEACIMGISSTIERKIKVLKVYGDSALVIYQLKGEWETRDPKLISYKELVLELIDEIDDITFCYLPRDEN from the exons ATGCTGAAAGGAAAGTTTGATCGCTTTGGCCTGGGTTACAAACCAGATATGAAACAAAAGAGGAAAGATGCAGAAAAAAGACAGGACAGAAGAATGGCACGTTTGAGCGAAGAGGAAGTCAAGTGGAAGCCTTTGACCTTTCCCCACATATATAGATCCTTTGTGTCGGGTGGGTTTATTTACCCTGAGCAAGGG GAGGTCAAgtattcagaatgggtagcaAACATCGTCCCTGTTCCCAAAAAGGATGGAAAG aaacataatccaggaGAATGGGACGAGGAATGTCAGAAagcttttgacaagataaagcaatacttgGCTAATGCTCCAATACTATCACCACCTAGTCCAGATAGGCCATTGATATTGTATCTAACGGTGTTtgacaattccatgggatgtgtcTTGGGCCAACATGACGAaacaggaaagaaagaaaga tacatgatggaatcAACTGCTTTAAATGGGAGAATAGCTAGATGGCAAATTCTGctctctgaatttgacatagtatatgtaagtcagaaggctaTAAAAGGAAGTGCAATAGCTGATTTTCTAACCAGCAGAGCCTTGGAAGACTATGAGCCTTTGAACTTCgattttccaaatgaggacTTAATGTATGTGGCAAACACTGAAGAAAACCCTCGAATAGACCACATCTGGAAGTTAAATTTCgatggagcttcaaatgctataGGTAATGaaattggggcagtcttggtattCCCAAGTAGAGATCATTATCCTGTCGCTAGCAAGTTGGACTtcgattgcacaaataatatggcagaatatgaagcatgtattatgggTATTTCTTCTACCATTGAACGTAAAATTAAAGTGCTAAAAGTGTATGGAGATtccgcattggtgatataccaactcaaaggagaATGGGAAACCAGAGACCCTAAGTTGATCAGTTATAAAGAACTGGTTCTTGAATTGATTGACGAGATTGATGACATCACtttctgttatctcccacgagatgaaAACTAG